Proteins from a genomic interval of Gossypium hirsutum isolate 1008001.06 chromosome A09, Gossypium_hirsutum_v2.1, whole genome shotgun sequence:
- the LOC121206079 gene encoding probable LRR receptor-like serine/threonine-protein kinase At1g56140 isoform X5 → MISRRSRPSSSASFLLHLFFFVVSFCCSKSNAQNATTDPAEARALNSIFQQWGTQAVDSWNISGEPCSGSALSQSDSVFEDPTNNPAIRCDCSFNSNTLCHITRLRVYALDRTGVIPEELLGLPFLTFLKIDQNFFTGSLPAFIGNMSRLESLSLGENRFSGTLPPELGNLVNLEQLWASDNAFTGKIPDFVGNNWTQLTSLRFEGNSFEGPIPSSFANLNSLTSLRIGDIYNGSSSSLDFTRNLNNLTDLVLRNVLLTGTLPSYITELQSLQKLDLSFNNLTGQIPSALFNMDSLTYLFLGNNSLSGPIPSRKSETLQTIDISYNMLSGNLPSWINSDLNLNFVANNFELNSSSSRLLPGLECLQRSFACNRNSPRYANFSIKCGGPRMMSNGIVFEAENQTLGAAGFNVTSAQNWAVSNVGLFADRQNQLYVQNTLAQVTRTTTPELYQTSRLSPGSLRYYGLGLKNGLYTVNLFFAETAFSDQSTRSWRSLGRRIFDVYIQGTRQLRDFEISKEAGGVERAIVKNFTANVTDNHLEIHLFWAGKGTCCTPEQGYYGPSISAINVVPNFIPTVSGIPPGTHEGKNQTGFIVGITVPIVFVALILVFVIIYIKRRKKDDDEEVFIGIGPRPNTFSYAELKTATEDFSPSKKLGEGGFGPVFKGTLSDGRVVAVKQLSVASHHGRDQFITEIATISAVQHRNLVQLYGCCIEGNRRLLVYEYLENKSLDQTLFGHSGLHLDWPTRFNICLSVARGLAYLHEESRPRIVHRDVKASNILLDAEMCPKISDFGLAKLYDDKKTHISTRVAGTIGYLAPEYAMRGHLTEKADVFGFGVVALEILCGRPNTDTTLQIDRIYLLEWAWNLYENDQSLNLVDPTLAEFNKTEAFRVLGVALLCTQASPSMRPLMSRVVAMLAGDIEVSTVTSKPSYLTDYDFKDITGTFMSEETQTSMASSTSDNTMKSNNNTVTVTDPGPSPVNVSGFGDILAEGR, encoded by the exons ATGATTTCGAGGCGGAGTCGACCGTCTTCTTCCGCATCCTTTCTCCTCCACCTATTCTTCTTCGTTGTTTCCTTTTGTTGCAGCAAATCCAACGCCCAAAACGCCACCACTGATCCCGCGGAAG CGAGGGCATTGAACTCGATATTTCAACAATGGGGTACACAAGCAGTTGATTCATGGAATATCAGTGGAGAGCCATGTAGTGGGTCTGCACTGAGTCAAAGTGACTCAGTGTTTGAAGACCCTACAAATAACCCAGCTATCAGATGTGATTGCTCTTTCAACAGCAACACTCTTTGCCACATTACTCGATT GAGAGTATATGCTTTAGATAGAACAGGAGTTATACCAGAGGAACTTTTGGGTTTGCCTTTTCTTACCTTTTT GAAGATCGATCAAAACTTCTTCACTGGTTCATTGCCAGCATTTATCGGAAATATGTCAAGATTAGAGTCACT GTCTTTGGGCGAGAATAGATTCTCCGGAACACTGCCTCCAGAACTTGGCAACTTAGTCAACCTTGAACAACT GTGGGCATCTGACAATGCTTTCACAGGCAAAATACCTGATTTTGTAGGCAATAACTGGACTCAGCTTACATCATT GAGATTTGAAGGGAACTCTTTTGAAGGACCTATACCTTCCAGTTTCGCAAACTTGAACTCATTGACATCTTT GCGAATTGGTGATATTTACAATGGGAGCTCTTCTTCTCTTGATTTCACAAGAAATTTAAACAACTTGACTGACTT aGTTCTAAGAAATGTGCTACTCACTGGTACTTTGCCATCTTATATCACAGAATTACAATCTTTGCAAAAGCT AGACTTGAGTTTCAACAATTTAACAGGCCAAATTCCAAGTGCTTTGTTCAATATGGACTCTCTTACATACTT GTTTCTTGGAAATAATAGCCTGTCAGGTCCAATTCCGAGCCGAAAGAGTGAAACTCTTCAGACTAT TGATATATCATACAATATGTTATCAGGAAATTTGCCTTCATGGATAAACTCAGATTTGAACCT GAATTTCGTGGCCAACAACTTCGAATTGAACAGCTCGAGCTCAAG GCTTTTGCCCGGATTAGAATGCCTTCAAAGAAGCTTTGCCTGCAATCGGAACTCTCCTCGAT ATGCAAACTTCTCGATCAAGTGCGGCGGTCCGCGGATGATGTCGAATGGGATAGTTTTTGAGGCCGAGAACCAAACTCTCGGTGCGGCGGGGTTTAACGTGACGAGTGCTCAGAATTGGGCAGTTAGCAATGTTGGTTTGTTCGCGGACCGGCAAAATCAACTGTATGTGCAGAACACCTTAGCACAAGTTACACGTACGACCACGCCGGAGCTATATCAGACTTCGAGGCTATCCCCTGGATCACTTAGATATTATGGCCTAGGCCTCAAGAACGGATTGTATACAGTAAACTTGTTCTTTGCTGAAACAGCTTTCTCGGACCAAAGCACACGATCATGGAGGAGTCTGGGAAGGCGTATTTTTGATGTTTATATTCAG GGAACTCGGCAATTAAGGGATTTTGAAATATCGAAGGAAGCGGGCGGTGTTGAGAGAGCAATAGTTAAGAATTTCACTGCTAATGTAACGGATAATCATCTTGAAATCCACCTGTTTTGGGCCGGTAAAGGGACGTGCTGTACACCGGAACAAGGCTATTATGGTCCTTCGATTTCAGCCATTAATGTTGTTCCAA ATTTTATACCAACCGTCAGCGGGATACCGCCAGGCACACATGAAGGGAAGAACCAGACAGGATTTATTGTCGGTATTACAGTTCCCATAGTTTTCGTGGCGTTGATACTCGTATTTGTGATTATATACattaagagaagaaaaaaagacgACGATGAAGAAG TGTTTATTGGTATCGGCCCTAGACCGAACACATTTAGTTACGCTGAGTTGAAAACCGCCACGGAAGATTTCAGTCCTTCAAAGAAGTTAGGGGAAGGCGGGTTTGGACCTGTATTCAAG GGTACACTATCGGATGGGAGAGTTGTAGCAGTGAAGCAACTTTCGGTAGCATCACACCACGGGAGGGATCAATTCATTACAGAGATAGCAACCATCTCGGCGGTTCAACATCGTAATCTCGTTCAACTATACGGTTGCTGCATTGAAGGGAATAGGCGTCTCCTTGTTTATGAGTACCTCGAAAACAAAAGCCTTGATCAGACACTCTTCG GACATAGCGGCTTGCATCTCGATTGGCCGACCCGGTTCAACATCTGCTTGTCAGTCGCGAGAGGCCTAGCGTATCTTCATGAGGAGTCTAGGCCGAGGATTGTCCATAGAGATGTCAAAGCAAGCAATATTCTGCTCGATGCAGAGATGTGCCCTAAAATATCGGATTTTGGATTGGCAAAGCTGTATGATGACAAGAAAACGCACATCAGCACTCGCGTTGCAGGCACCAT TGGCTACCTAGCACCGGAGTATGCAATGCGAGGGCATCTCACTGAGAAAGCTGATGTTTTTGGCTTCGGTGTCGTTGCATTGGAGATTCTGTGCGGAAGACCGAACACAGACACTACCTTACAAATCGACAGAATTTATCTTCTTGAATGG GCATGGAACCTGTATGAAAATGATCAAAGCTTGAACCTGGTCGATCCTACTTTAGCCGAATTCAACAAAACCGAAGCTTTCCGAGTGCTCGGGGTGGCACTGTTATGCACTCAGGCTTCACCGTCAATGCGGCCACTGATGTCCCGAGTCGTCGCAATGCTTGCCGGTGACATCGAAGTGAGCACCGTTACATCGAAGCCAAGTTATTTGACTGACTATGATTTTAAGGATATAACAGGCACTTTCATGAGTGAGGAAACACAAACATCCATGGCATCCAGCACCAGCGACAACACGATGAAGAGTAACAACAACACTGTTACGGTGACAGATCCGGGTCCCTCACCCGTAAATGTTTCTGGATTTGGTGACATTCTCGCAGAAGGGAGGTGA
- the LOC121206079 gene encoding probable LRR receptor-like serine/threonine-protein kinase At1g56140 isoform X4, whose protein sequence is MISRRSRPSSSASFLLHLFFFVVSFCCSKSNAQNATTDPAEARALNSIFQQWGTQAVDSWNISGEPCSGSALSQSDSVFEDPTNNPAIRCDCSFNSNTLCHITRLRVYALDRTGVIPEELLGLPFLTFLKIDQNFFTGSLPAFIGNMSRLESLSIAHNDFSGPIPKELGNLRQLKLLSLGENRFSGTLPPELGNLVNLEQLYINSCGLGGEVPSTFANFGNLQVLWASDNAFTGKIPDFVGNNWTQLTSLRFEGNSFEGPIPSSFANLNSLTSLVLRNVLLTGTLPSYITELQSLQKLDLSFNNLTGQIPSALFNMDSLTYLFLGNNSLSGPIPSRKSETLQTIDISYNMLSGNLPSWINSDLNLNFVANNFELNSSSSRLLPGLECLQRSFACNRNSPRYANFSIKCGGPRMMSNGIVFEAENQTLGAAGFNVTSAQNWAVSNVGLFADRQNQLYVQNTLAQVTRTTTPELYQTSRLSPGSLRYYGLGLKNGLYTVNLFFAETAFSDQSTRSWRSLGRRIFDVYIQGTRQLRDFEISKEAGGVERAIVKNFTANVTDNHLEIHLFWAGKGTCCTPEQGYYGPSISAINVVPNFIPTVSGIPPGTHEGKNQTGFIVGITVPIVFVALILVFVIIYIKRRKKDDDEEVFIGIGPRPNTFSYAELKTATEDFSPSKKLGEGGFGPVFKGTLSDGRVVAVKQLSVASHHGRDQFITEIATISAVQHRNLVQLYGCCIEGNRRLLVYEYLENKSLDQTLFGHSGLHLDWPTRFNICLSVARGLAYLHEESRPRIVHRDVKASNILLDAEMCPKISDFGLAKLYDDKKTHISTRVAGTIGYLAPEYAMRGHLTEKADVFGFGVVALEILCGRPNTDTTLQIDRIYLLEWAWNLYENDQSLNLVDPTLAEFNKTEAFRVLGVALLCTQASPSMRPLMSRVVAMLAGDIEVSTVTSKPSYLTDYDFKDITGTFMSEETQTSMASSTSDNTMKSNNNTVTVTDPGPSPVNVSGFGDILAEGR, encoded by the exons ATGATTTCGAGGCGGAGTCGACCGTCTTCTTCCGCATCCTTTCTCCTCCACCTATTCTTCTTCGTTGTTTCCTTTTGTTGCAGCAAATCCAACGCCCAAAACGCCACCACTGATCCCGCGGAAG CGAGGGCATTGAACTCGATATTTCAACAATGGGGTACACAAGCAGTTGATTCATGGAATATCAGTGGAGAGCCATGTAGTGGGTCTGCACTGAGTCAAAGTGACTCAGTGTTTGAAGACCCTACAAATAACCCAGCTATCAGATGTGATTGCTCTTTCAACAGCAACACTCTTTGCCACATTACTCGATT GAGAGTATATGCTTTAGATAGAACAGGAGTTATACCAGAGGAACTTTTGGGTTTGCCTTTTCTTACCTTTTT GAAGATCGATCAAAACTTCTTCACTGGTTCATTGCCAGCATTTATCGGAAATATGTCAAGATTAGAGTCACT GTCAATTGCTCATAATGATTTCTCTGGGCCTATTCCAAAGGAGCTAGGAAATCTTAGGCAGCTAAAATTGCT GTCTTTGGGCGAGAATAGATTCTCCGGAACACTGCCTCCAGAACTTGGCAACTTAGTCAACCTTGAACAACT TTACATTAACAGTTGTGGTTTGGGTGGTGAGGTTCCCTCCACATTTGCCAACTTTGGAAACCTGCAAGTTCT GTGGGCATCTGACAATGCTTTCACAGGCAAAATACCTGATTTTGTAGGCAATAACTGGACTCAGCTTACATCATT GAGATTTGAAGGGAACTCTTTTGAAGGACCTATACCTTCCAGTTTCGCAAACTTGAACTCATTGACATCTTT aGTTCTAAGAAATGTGCTACTCACTGGTACTTTGCCATCTTATATCACAGAATTACAATCTTTGCAAAAGCT AGACTTGAGTTTCAACAATTTAACAGGCCAAATTCCAAGTGCTTTGTTCAATATGGACTCTCTTACATACTT GTTTCTTGGAAATAATAGCCTGTCAGGTCCAATTCCGAGCCGAAAGAGTGAAACTCTTCAGACTAT TGATATATCATACAATATGTTATCAGGAAATTTGCCTTCATGGATAAACTCAGATTTGAACCT GAATTTCGTGGCCAACAACTTCGAATTGAACAGCTCGAGCTCAAG GCTTTTGCCCGGATTAGAATGCCTTCAAAGAAGCTTTGCCTGCAATCGGAACTCTCCTCGAT ATGCAAACTTCTCGATCAAGTGCGGCGGTCCGCGGATGATGTCGAATGGGATAGTTTTTGAGGCCGAGAACCAAACTCTCGGTGCGGCGGGGTTTAACGTGACGAGTGCTCAGAATTGGGCAGTTAGCAATGTTGGTTTGTTCGCGGACCGGCAAAATCAACTGTATGTGCAGAACACCTTAGCACAAGTTACACGTACGACCACGCCGGAGCTATATCAGACTTCGAGGCTATCCCCTGGATCACTTAGATATTATGGCCTAGGCCTCAAGAACGGATTGTATACAGTAAACTTGTTCTTTGCTGAAACAGCTTTCTCGGACCAAAGCACACGATCATGGAGGAGTCTGGGAAGGCGTATTTTTGATGTTTATATTCAG GGAACTCGGCAATTAAGGGATTTTGAAATATCGAAGGAAGCGGGCGGTGTTGAGAGAGCAATAGTTAAGAATTTCACTGCTAATGTAACGGATAATCATCTTGAAATCCACCTGTTTTGGGCCGGTAAAGGGACGTGCTGTACACCGGAACAAGGCTATTATGGTCCTTCGATTTCAGCCATTAATGTTGTTCCAA ATTTTATACCAACCGTCAGCGGGATACCGCCAGGCACACATGAAGGGAAGAACCAGACAGGATTTATTGTCGGTATTACAGTTCCCATAGTTTTCGTGGCGTTGATACTCGTATTTGTGATTATATACattaagagaagaaaaaaagacgACGATGAAGAAG TGTTTATTGGTATCGGCCCTAGACCGAACACATTTAGTTACGCTGAGTTGAAAACCGCCACGGAAGATTTCAGTCCTTCAAAGAAGTTAGGGGAAGGCGGGTTTGGACCTGTATTCAAG GGTACACTATCGGATGGGAGAGTTGTAGCAGTGAAGCAACTTTCGGTAGCATCACACCACGGGAGGGATCAATTCATTACAGAGATAGCAACCATCTCGGCGGTTCAACATCGTAATCTCGTTCAACTATACGGTTGCTGCATTGAAGGGAATAGGCGTCTCCTTGTTTATGAGTACCTCGAAAACAAAAGCCTTGATCAGACACTCTTCG GACATAGCGGCTTGCATCTCGATTGGCCGACCCGGTTCAACATCTGCTTGTCAGTCGCGAGAGGCCTAGCGTATCTTCATGAGGAGTCTAGGCCGAGGATTGTCCATAGAGATGTCAAAGCAAGCAATATTCTGCTCGATGCAGAGATGTGCCCTAAAATATCGGATTTTGGATTGGCAAAGCTGTATGATGACAAGAAAACGCACATCAGCACTCGCGTTGCAGGCACCAT TGGCTACCTAGCACCGGAGTATGCAATGCGAGGGCATCTCACTGAGAAAGCTGATGTTTTTGGCTTCGGTGTCGTTGCATTGGAGATTCTGTGCGGAAGACCGAACACAGACACTACCTTACAAATCGACAGAATTTATCTTCTTGAATGG GCATGGAACCTGTATGAAAATGATCAAAGCTTGAACCTGGTCGATCCTACTTTAGCCGAATTCAACAAAACCGAAGCTTTCCGAGTGCTCGGGGTGGCACTGTTATGCACTCAGGCTTCACCGTCAATGCGGCCACTGATGTCCCGAGTCGTCGCAATGCTTGCCGGTGACATCGAAGTGAGCACCGTTACATCGAAGCCAAGTTATTTGACTGACTATGATTTTAAGGATATAACAGGCACTTTCATGAGTGAGGAAACACAAACATCCATGGCATCCAGCACCAGCGACAACACGATGAAGAGTAACAACAACACTGTTACGGTGACAGATCCGGGTCCCTCACCCGTAAATGTTTCTGGATTTGGTGACATTCTCGCAGAAGGGAGGTGA
- the LOC121206079 gene encoding probable LRR receptor-like serine/threonine-protein kinase At1g56140 isoform X1, producing the protein MISRRSRPSSSASFLLHLFFFVVSFCCSKSNAQNATTDPAEARALNSIFQQWGTQAVDSWNISGEPCSGSALSQSDSVFEDPTNNPAIRCDCSFNSNTLCHITRLRVYALDRTGVIPEELLGLPFLTFLKIDQNFFTGSLPAFIGNMSRLESLSIAHNDFSGPIPKELGNLRQLKLLSLGENRFSGTLPPELGNLVNLEQLYINSCGLGGEVPSTFANFGNLQVLWASDNAFTGKIPDFVGNNWTQLTSLRFEGNSFEGPIPSSFANLNSLTSLRIGDIYNGSSSSLDFTRNLNNLTDLVLRNVLLTGTLPSYITELQSLQKLDLSFNNLTGQIPSALFNMDSLTYLFLGNNSLSGPIPSRKSETLQTIDISYNMLSGNLPSWINSDLNLNFVANNFELNSSSSRLLPGLECLQRSFACNRNSPRYANFSIKCGGPRMMSNGIVFEAENQTLGAAGFNVTSAQNWAVSNVGLFADRQNQLYVQNTLAQVTRTTTPELYQTSRLSPGSLRYYGLGLKNGLYTVNLFFAETAFSDQSTRSWRSLGRRIFDVYIQGTRQLRDFEISKEAGGVERAIVKNFTANVTDNHLEIHLFWAGKGTCCTPEQGYYGPSISAINVVPNFIPTVSGIPPGTHEGKNQTGFIVGITVPIVFVALILVFVIIYIKRRKKDDDEEVFIGIGPRPNTFSYAELKTATEDFSPSKKLGEGGFGPVFKGTLSDGRVVAVKQLSVASHHGRDQFITEIATISAVQHRNLVQLYGCCIEGNRRLLVYEYLENKSLDQTLFGHSGLHLDWPTRFNICLSVARGLAYLHEESRPRIVHRDVKASNILLDAEMCPKISDFGLAKLYDDKKTHISTRVAGTIGYLAPEYAMRGHLTEKADVFGFGVVALEILCGRPNTDTTLQIDRIYLLEWAWNLYENDQSLNLVDPTLAEFNKTEAFRVLGVALLCTQASPSMRPLMSRVVAMLAGDIEVSTVTSKPSYLTDYDFKDITGTFMSEETQTSMASSTSDNTMKSNNNTVTVTDPGPSPVNVSGFGDILAEGR; encoded by the exons ATGATTTCGAGGCGGAGTCGACCGTCTTCTTCCGCATCCTTTCTCCTCCACCTATTCTTCTTCGTTGTTTCCTTTTGTTGCAGCAAATCCAACGCCCAAAACGCCACCACTGATCCCGCGGAAG CGAGGGCATTGAACTCGATATTTCAACAATGGGGTACACAAGCAGTTGATTCATGGAATATCAGTGGAGAGCCATGTAGTGGGTCTGCACTGAGTCAAAGTGACTCAGTGTTTGAAGACCCTACAAATAACCCAGCTATCAGATGTGATTGCTCTTTCAACAGCAACACTCTTTGCCACATTACTCGATT GAGAGTATATGCTTTAGATAGAACAGGAGTTATACCAGAGGAACTTTTGGGTTTGCCTTTTCTTACCTTTTT GAAGATCGATCAAAACTTCTTCACTGGTTCATTGCCAGCATTTATCGGAAATATGTCAAGATTAGAGTCACT GTCAATTGCTCATAATGATTTCTCTGGGCCTATTCCAAAGGAGCTAGGAAATCTTAGGCAGCTAAAATTGCT GTCTTTGGGCGAGAATAGATTCTCCGGAACACTGCCTCCAGAACTTGGCAACTTAGTCAACCTTGAACAACT TTACATTAACAGTTGTGGTTTGGGTGGTGAGGTTCCCTCCACATTTGCCAACTTTGGAAACCTGCAAGTTCT GTGGGCATCTGACAATGCTTTCACAGGCAAAATACCTGATTTTGTAGGCAATAACTGGACTCAGCTTACATCATT GAGATTTGAAGGGAACTCTTTTGAAGGACCTATACCTTCCAGTTTCGCAAACTTGAACTCATTGACATCTTT GCGAATTGGTGATATTTACAATGGGAGCTCTTCTTCTCTTGATTTCACAAGAAATTTAAACAACTTGACTGACTT aGTTCTAAGAAATGTGCTACTCACTGGTACTTTGCCATCTTATATCACAGAATTACAATCTTTGCAAAAGCT AGACTTGAGTTTCAACAATTTAACAGGCCAAATTCCAAGTGCTTTGTTCAATATGGACTCTCTTACATACTT GTTTCTTGGAAATAATAGCCTGTCAGGTCCAATTCCGAGCCGAAAGAGTGAAACTCTTCAGACTAT TGATATATCATACAATATGTTATCAGGAAATTTGCCTTCATGGATAAACTCAGATTTGAACCT GAATTTCGTGGCCAACAACTTCGAATTGAACAGCTCGAGCTCAAG GCTTTTGCCCGGATTAGAATGCCTTCAAAGAAGCTTTGCCTGCAATCGGAACTCTCCTCGAT ATGCAAACTTCTCGATCAAGTGCGGCGGTCCGCGGATGATGTCGAATGGGATAGTTTTTGAGGCCGAGAACCAAACTCTCGGTGCGGCGGGGTTTAACGTGACGAGTGCTCAGAATTGGGCAGTTAGCAATGTTGGTTTGTTCGCGGACCGGCAAAATCAACTGTATGTGCAGAACACCTTAGCACAAGTTACACGTACGACCACGCCGGAGCTATATCAGACTTCGAGGCTATCCCCTGGATCACTTAGATATTATGGCCTAGGCCTCAAGAACGGATTGTATACAGTAAACTTGTTCTTTGCTGAAACAGCTTTCTCGGACCAAAGCACACGATCATGGAGGAGTCTGGGAAGGCGTATTTTTGATGTTTATATTCAG GGAACTCGGCAATTAAGGGATTTTGAAATATCGAAGGAAGCGGGCGGTGTTGAGAGAGCAATAGTTAAGAATTTCACTGCTAATGTAACGGATAATCATCTTGAAATCCACCTGTTTTGGGCCGGTAAAGGGACGTGCTGTACACCGGAACAAGGCTATTATGGTCCTTCGATTTCAGCCATTAATGTTGTTCCAA ATTTTATACCAACCGTCAGCGGGATACCGCCAGGCACACATGAAGGGAAGAACCAGACAGGATTTATTGTCGGTATTACAGTTCCCATAGTTTTCGTGGCGTTGATACTCGTATTTGTGATTATATACattaagagaagaaaaaaagacgACGATGAAGAAG TGTTTATTGGTATCGGCCCTAGACCGAACACATTTAGTTACGCTGAGTTGAAAACCGCCACGGAAGATTTCAGTCCTTCAAAGAAGTTAGGGGAAGGCGGGTTTGGACCTGTATTCAAG GGTACACTATCGGATGGGAGAGTTGTAGCAGTGAAGCAACTTTCGGTAGCATCACACCACGGGAGGGATCAATTCATTACAGAGATAGCAACCATCTCGGCGGTTCAACATCGTAATCTCGTTCAACTATACGGTTGCTGCATTGAAGGGAATAGGCGTCTCCTTGTTTATGAGTACCTCGAAAACAAAAGCCTTGATCAGACACTCTTCG GACATAGCGGCTTGCATCTCGATTGGCCGACCCGGTTCAACATCTGCTTGTCAGTCGCGAGAGGCCTAGCGTATCTTCATGAGGAGTCTAGGCCGAGGATTGTCCATAGAGATGTCAAAGCAAGCAATATTCTGCTCGATGCAGAGATGTGCCCTAAAATATCGGATTTTGGATTGGCAAAGCTGTATGATGACAAGAAAACGCACATCAGCACTCGCGTTGCAGGCACCAT TGGCTACCTAGCACCGGAGTATGCAATGCGAGGGCATCTCACTGAGAAAGCTGATGTTTTTGGCTTCGGTGTCGTTGCATTGGAGATTCTGTGCGGAAGACCGAACACAGACACTACCTTACAAATCGACAGAATTTATCTTCTTGAATGG GCATGGAACCTGTATGAAAATGATCAAAGCTTGAACCTGGTCGATCCTACTTTAGCCGAATTCAACAAAACCGAAGCTTTCCGAGTGCTCGGGGTGGCACTGTTATGCACTCAGGCTTCACCGTCAATGCGGCCACTGATGTCCCGAGTCGTCGCAATGCTTGCCGGTGACATCGAAGTGAGCACCGTTACATCGAAGCCAAGTTATTTGACTGACTATGATTTTAAGGATATAACAGGCACTTTCATGAGTGAGGAAACACAAACATCCATGGCATCCAGCACCAGCGACAACACGATGAAGAGTAACAACAACACTGTTACGGTGACAGATCCGGGTCCCTCACCCGTAAATGTTTCTGGATTTGGTGACATTCTCGCAGAAGGGAGGTGA